A genomic segment from Nodularia sphaerocarpa UHCC 0038 encodes:
- a CDS encoding ribonuclease D has translation MPYLNSASNIRAKVAEYTNAKSLWIDTEVADYKSRNPRLSLIQVLDDPTDMSGDRVYLLDVLNQPDVVAEFIEQIMVNPEIEKVFHNANYDLKFLGNKRAKNITCTLEIAQKIPYYILPLPNYQLKTLATALCRFNYIDKQEQSSDWGRRPLTEGQIEYAYLDCIYLAQVHLQLLELQVVSNPDPQREDLTALDARYTDLSESWQLLKSEFEHLQERLKKAMQAQNVMETSVCKLSSYQRQTVKVPFTELVRLVQKQEVSLDFPITLTQKIQKDLGQNLEQLSVDIDTTTSWRLSTKNQENDEP, from the coding sequence ATGCCATACTTAAATTCTGCTAGTAATATTCGTGCCAAAGTCGCTGAATATACCAATGCCAAAAGTTTGTGGATCGATACAGAAGTGGCTGATTATAAATCTCGTAATCCTCGACTGTCACTGATTCAGGTGTTGGATGATCCTACAGATATGAGTGGCGATCGCGTTTATCTTTTAGATGTGCTGAATCAGCCTGATGTGGTGGCTGAGTTTATTGAGCAAATTATGGTAAATCCTGAGATTGAGAAGGTATTTCACAATGCTAATTATGATTTAAAGTTTCTGGGTAATAAGAGAGCGAAAAATATCACTTGCACTTTAGAAATAGCTCAGAAAATACCCTACTATATTTTACCATTACCTAACTACCAACTGAAAACTTTAGCGACGGCACTGTGCAGATTTAATTATATTGACAAACAGGAACAAAGCAGTGATTGGGGCAGAAGACCTTTAACTGAAGGACAGATTGAATATGCTTACTTAGATTGTATTTATCTGGCTCAAGTACATTTGCAGTTATTAGAATTACAAGTAGTAAGTAACCCAGATCCCCAAAGAGAAGATTTAACAGCACTTGATGCTAGATACACAGATTTGTCAGAAAGTTGGCAGTTGTTAAAGTCGGAATTTGAGCATCTGCAAGAACGCTTAAAAAAAGCTATGCAGGCTCAAAATGTGATGGAAACTTCTGTCTGTAAGTTAAGTAGTTATCAGCGCCAAACTGTAAAAGTGCCATTTACGGAATTAGTCAGACTGGTACAAAAGCAAGAGGTGAGTTTAGATTTTCCCATCACACTGACTCAGAAAATACAAAAAGATTTAGGTCAAAACTTGGAGCAATTATCTGTAGATATTGACACAACTACTTCTTGGCGATTGTCTACTAAAAATCAAGAAAATGACGAGCCGTAG
- a CDS encoding phytoene desaturase family protein, protein MKKDYLILGSGLSALVFGSLMAKSGHKVQILEAHEHPGGFGHTFTMAKKYKFNAQLHYVWDCGEGHTVNRVLKKLNLDQEVTFTRYDPNGFDHMRMPGYSLNIPSEPAELIRRLSALFPQNAEQIGKFVWEVQKTSQGIKKLSPPMIPAEIFAHLGEVSTAVMYLNSTLQDVFDKFKLPPAAQTLLALQWPDFLLPPNQLSFYAWVILFTGYQQGAFYPEQHFDHVINSLVKVIEDNGGEILLNQEVTDFQVSNKTVTKVEAIDRITHQKREFTGENIICNIDPQKASQMMGVENFSSQVRQRLNYEYSPSNFMAYCVVKDIDLRDYGFGKWNVFHTSHDNLNEAFAQMYEKNDFSHPSFAITTPSLITEQPDCPEDCQIIEFLTVANYDYFKQLKDSDVKAYRHKKAEILDAILDVVEKNYVPNIRNHLVFKITGSPTTNERYCWCPKGNSYGSNLTPRNMGIGRLNYKTSLKNFYFCNASSGYPGFAPTFWTGASLYQRLSGDVILPKG, encoded by the coding sequence ATGAAAAAAGATTATCTCATCTTAGGTAGTGGCTTGTCAGCATTAGTATTTGGCTCACTGATGGCTAAATCTGGTCATAAAGTTCAAATCTTAGAGGCTCATGAGCATCCGGGAGGATTTGGACACACCTTTACGATGGCAAAAAAATATAAATTCAATGCCCAATTACATTATGTTTGGGATTGTGGCGAAGGACATACTGTAAATCGTGTCCTGAAAAAACTCAACTTAGATCAAGAAGTCACCTTTACTCGATATGATCCTAACGGTTTTGATCACATGAGAATGCCGGGTTACTCATTAAATATTCCCTCAGAACCCGCAGAATTAATCCGGCGGTTATCTGCTCTTTTTCCCCAAAATGCTGAACAGATAGGTAAATTTGTTTGGGAAGTGCAAAAAACCAGTCAGGGAATTAAGAAATTATCACCGCCAATGATTCCGGCGGAAATATTCGCACATCTGGGCGAAGTATCCACTGCTGTCATGTATCTCAACAGTACACTGCAAGATGTATTCGACAAATTCAAGTTACCGCCAGCAGCACAAACCCTCTTAGCACTGCAATGGCCTGATTTTTTATTACCTCCAAATCAACTTTCTTTTTACGCTTGGGTAATTTTATTTACTGGATATCAACAAGGTGCATTCTACCCCGAACAGCATTTTGATCATGTCATCAATTCATTAGTCAAGGTAATTGAGGATAATGGCGGCGAAATTCTGCTCAATCAAGAAGTCACTGATTTTCAAGTCAGCAACAAAACTGTAACTAAAGTTGAGGCGATTGATAGAATCACCCATCAAAAGCGTGAATTCACTGGCGAAAATATTATCTGCAATATAGACCCTCAAAAAGCGTCTCAGATGATGGGAGTAGAAAACTTTTCGAGCCAGGTACGCCAGAGGCTTAATTATGAATATTCCCCTTCAAATTTTATGGCTTACTGCGTTGTCAAAGATATTGATTTGCGCGACTACGGATTTGGGAAATGGAATGTTTTTCATACTAGTCATGATAACTTGAATGAAGCATTTGCTCAGATGTATGAAAAAAATGATTTTTCTCATCCCAGTTTTGCCATTACAACACCTTCTTTAATCACAGAGCAGCCAGACTGTCCAGAAGACTGCCAAATTATCGAGTTTTTGACTGTTGCTAATTATGATTACTTTAAACAACTTAAAGATAGTGATGTCAAAGCTTATAGACACAAAAAAGCGGAGATTTTAGATGCGATTTTAGATGTGGTTGAAAAAAACTATGTTCCGAATATTAGAAACCATCTTGTCTTTAAAATCACTGGAAGTCCTACAACTAATGAAAGATATTGTTGGTGTCCTAAAGGAAATTCCTATGGTTCTAATCTCACACCTCGCAATATGGGTATTGGTAGGCTCAATTACAAGACATCTTTGAAAAATTTCTATTTTTGTAATGCTTCATCTGGTTATCCAGGTTTTGCTCCAACATTTTGGACTGGAGCAAGTTTATATCAAAGATTATCGGGAGATGTAATTTTGCCAAAAGGCTAA
- a CDS encoding FAD-dependent oxidoreductase, which produces MKIAIIGGGASGIVTAYLLNKNGHEVTILEKEAILGGHIRTLNKNVTPNQSECDKILECGVLEFPRAFHNFLKLMQELEIELEPVNIGSALFLQDGRHLLSALMIEKNFTGIQRLIAYFKLNTLYGAAAKLWLQTHFIPKQNLVNQPICQYLPHQCLRNDWLKLLVMYSYSMPFELIDNCPVELVIPTLRDYIFVKWVRIKGGVYSYIEKILERFQGKIWLNVKIAGIIRQKNAVQIRLSDGVTHLFDKVVLATPPDQVMKLLSDPTNEEIKRFSAWQKNQAKTVIHTDTSIYTKHGIKQGAEFGFFQTKQGWGYNAYLNQLCGISSPPEYSLAFNLDNVIAKDKILHIQEHHTPLYTVDSFKYRNEIIISNGENNTYHAGAYLGDGLHEGAITSAMRVSELIRNS; this is translated from the coding sequence ATGAAAATAGCGATTATTGGGGGCGGAGCTAGCGGTATAGTGACGGCATACTTGCTAAATAAAAATGGTCATGAAGTCACTATTTTAGAAAAAGAAGCGATTTTAGGTGGACATATTCGGACATTAAATAAAAACGTTACACCCAATCAATCAGAGTGTGATAAAATTTTAGAATGTGGTGTGCTGGAATTTCCCCGTGCATTTCACAACTTTCTCAAATTAATGCAAGAACTAGAAATTGAGTTAGAACCAGTTAATATTGGTTCAGCATTGTTTTTGCAAGATGGTCGTCATTTGCTCTCAGCATTAATGATCGAAAAGAATTTCACAGGAATACAGCGCTTAATTGCATATTTTAAACTCAATACTCTCTATGGGGCGGCTGCTAAATTATGGTTACAAACCCATTTTATCCCCAAGCAAAATCTAGTAAATCAGCCAATTTGCCAATATTTGCCCCACCAATGTCTCCGAAATGATTGGCTAAAACTTTTGGTGATGTATAGTTATTCTATGCCCTTTGAGTTAATTGATAACTGCCCGGTAGAACTGGTAATTCCTACACTGCGAGACTATATATTTGTCAAATGGGTGAGGATAAAAGGCGGAGTATATTCCTATATTGAGAAAATCTTAGAACGCTTTCAGGGTAAAATTTGGCTGAATGTTAAAATCGCCGGAATTATTAGACAAAAAAATGCCGTTCAAATCAGGTTATCGGATGGTGTGACGCATCTTTTCGACAAAGTGGTTTTAGCCACACCACCAGATCAGGTGATGAAATTATTATCTGATCCCACAAATGAGGAAATTAAAAGGTTTTCAGCATGGCAAAAAAACCAGGCGAAAACAGTTATACATACAGACACTTCAATATATACCAAACACGGCATCAAACAAGGTGCAGAATTTGGTTTTTTCCAAACAAAACAAGGCTGGGGATATAATGCTTACCTTAACCAGTTGTGCGGAATATCATCACCTCCTGAATACAGCTTGGCTTTTAACTTAGATAATGTCATCGCTAAAGATAAAATTCTGCACATACAGGAACACCACACACCCCTGTACACAGTCGATTCCTTTAAATACAGAAACGAAATTATCATCAGCAACGGCGAAAACAATACCTACCATGCGGGAGCTTACCTTGGAGACGGATTACATGAAGGAGCTATCACATCTGCAATGCGAGTTTCAGAATTAATTCGTAATTCATAA
- a CDS encoding acyl-CoA desaturase, with product MTAKFLAFTPEIGDPPRIRWVNVAFFAAFHALALLAPWFFSWPALGLLVFLHWLFGSIGICLGYHRLLSHKSFQVPKWLEYAIATIGALALQGGPIFWVGGHRQHHAHTEDINLDPYSAQRGFWWSHMLWIVYPRAEFFDYEIYQKYAPDLARQPFYRWLDRYFLLLQIPLGLLLYVLGGWSFVIYGTFVRSVLLWHSTWFVNSASHLWGYRTFDADDGARNLWWVSLVTYGEGWHNNHHTYPHMAKSGLSWWEIDITWWSIKLLQTLGLAKKVVSVPPHSATLK from the coding sequence ATGACTGCGAAGTTTCTGGCGTTCACTCCTGAGATAGGAGATCCACCTCGTATTAGGTGGGTGAACGTGGCATTTTTTGCTGCATTTCATGCCTTAGCTCTCTTAGCTCCTTGGTTTTTCTCTTGGCCCGCACTAGGTTTACTGGTGTTTCTCCACTGGTTATTCGGGAGTATCGGCATTTGTCTAGGATATCATCGACTGTTGAGCCATAAAAGCTTTCAAGTACCTAAGTGGTTAGAATATGCGATCGCCACAATTGGAGCGCTAGCTTTACAAGGAGGGCCGATTTTCTGGGTAGGTGGACACCGCCAGCATCACGCCCACACAGAAGATATCAATCTAGATCCATACTCCGCCCAGCGAGGATTTTGGTGGAGCCATATGCTGTGGATTGTTTACCCACGGGCTGAATTTTTTGATTATGAAATTTATCAAAAATATGCCCCTGATTTAGCACGACAACCTTTCTATCGTTGGCTAGATCGCTACTTCCTGCTCTTGCAAATTCCCTTAGGGTTGCTGCTGTATGTCTTAGGCGGTTGGTCTTTTGTGATTTATGGCACATTTGTTAGGTCAGTCTTACTGTGGCATTCCACTTGGTTTGTCAACTCAGCATCACACCTGTGGGGTTATCGTACCTTTGATGCCGATGATGGCGCACGTAATCTTTGGTGGGTATCACTAGTCACTTACGGAGAAGGTTGGCACAATAACCATCACACTTATCCCCACATGGCCAAATCTGGGTTGTCTTGGTGGGAAATTGATATAACTTGGTGGAGTATTAAACTCTTGCAGACTCTCGGTTTAGCCAAAAAGGTGGTTTCTGTTCCCCCTCATAGCGCCACCTTGAAATAG